The Vicia villosa cultivar HV-30 ecotype Madison, WI linkage group LG1, Vvil1.0, whole genome shotgun sequence genome includes a region encoding these proteins:
- the LOC131603193 gene encoding F-box/kelch-repeat protein At3g06240-like, producing MEQKKMGKRKTKTTATKSYVPGELITTILLNLPVKSLIRFKCLRDLYYLYGFGYDQLRDDYLVVSLSCILAQEDFSRLEYFSLKDNKWKEIEDTYFLYTIDKIEPRVGSLFNDAIHWVALHSDSLMKVIIAFDLTERKLFDMPYPNGVGHKSDHYEFWVYQEFLSLWAMDCKNSRIEIWLMKEYNVNSSWIKAIVFPVQILSPHQFSPICSTKNGDIIVTNGTRLLRYNDKGELIEGSSYRCFPDSAVSRGSPSIVYTESLLSLPGDDTQAYEDDSD from the exons ATGGAGCAGAAGAAGATGGGAAAGAGAAAGACAAAGACGACAGCAACGAAATCTTATGTGCCTGGAGAACTGATAACTACAATCCTTCTAAATTTACCAGTGAAGTCTCTTATTCGTTTCAAATGC TTACGTGATTTGTATTATCTATATGGTTTCGGATATGATCAGTTGAGAGATGATTACTTGGTGGTTTCATTGTCCTGTATTCTAGCCCAGGAAGATTTTTCACGTTTGGAATATTTCTCATTGAAAGATAACAAGTGGAAGGAAATTGAGGATACTTACTTCCTTTATACGATCGACAAGATAGAGCCCAGAGTGGGATCGCTCTTTAACGATGCTATTCATTGGGTGGCTTTACATTCAGATTCATTGATGAAAGTTATTATTGCATTTGATTTAACAGAAAGGAAACTTTTTGATATGCCttatccaaatggtgtaggcCATAAGTCTGATCATTATGAGTTTTGGGTATATCAAGAATTTCTTAGTTTATGGGCTATGGATTGtaaaaatagtagaattgaaatatggtTGATGAAAGAATACAATGTGAACTCGTCTTGGATTAAGGCTATTGTTTTCCCTGTGCAAATCCTATCTCCTCATCAATTTTCTCCAATATGCTCTACAAAAAATGGTGATATCATTGTAACAAATGGGACTAGATTATTGAGGTATAACGACAAAGGAGAGCTTATCGAGGGTTCCTCATACAGATGCTTTCCAGATAGTGCAGTTTCACGTGGATCCCCGTCGATAGTGTATACAGAATCTTTGCTTTCACTCCCTGGTGATGACACGCAAGCTtatgaagatgattcagactag
- the LOC131603279 gene encoding F-box/kelch-repeat protein At3g06240-like, with protein sequence MEQKKKMGKRKTKTTTTKSYVPGELITTILLNLPVKSLIRFKCLRDLYYLYGFGYDQLRDDYVVVSLSCILAQEDFSRLEYFSLKDNKWKEIEDTYFLYTIDKIEPRVGSLFNDAIHWVALHSDSLMKVIIAFDLTERKLFDMPYPNGVGHKSDHYELWVYREFLSLWTMDCENSRIEIWLMKEYNVNSSWIKAIVFPMQILSPHQFSPICSTKDGDIIVTDGTRLLRYNDKGELIEGSSYKCFPDSAVSHGSPSIVYKESLLSLPGDDTQA encoded by the exons ATGgagcagaagaagaagatgggAAAGAGAAAGACAAAGACGACAACAACGAAATCTTATGTGCCTGGAGAACTGATAACTACAATCCTTTTAAATTTACCAGTGAAGTCTCTTATTCGTTTCAAATGT TTACGTGATTTGTATTATCTATATGGTTTTGGATATGATCAGTTAAGAGATGATTACGTGGTGGTTTCATTGTCGTGTATTCTAGCCCAGGAAGATTTTTCACGTTTGGAATATTTCTCATTGAAAGATAACAAGTGGAAGGAAATTGAGGATACTTACTTCCTTTATACGATCGACAAGATAGAGCCCAGAGTGGGATCGCTCTTTAACGATGCTATTCATTGGGTGGCTTTACATTCAGATTCATTGATGAAAGTTATTATTGCATTTGATTTAACAGAAAGGAAACTTTTTGATATGCCttatccaaatggtgtaggcCATAAGTCTGATCATTATGAGTTGTGGGTATATCGAGAATTTCTTAGTTTATGGACTATGGATTGTgaaaatagtagaattgaaatatggtTGATGAAAGAATACAATGTAAATTCGTCTTGGATTAAGGCTATTGTTTTCCCTATGCAAATCCTATCTCCTCATCAATTTTCTCCAATATGCTCTACAAAAGATGGTGATATCATTGTAACAGATGGGACTAGATTGTTGAGGTATAACGATAAAGGAGAGCTTATAGAGGGTTCCTCATACAAATGCTTTCCAGATAGTGCAGTTTCACATGGATCCCCATCGATAGTGTATAAAGAATCTTTGCTTTCACTCCCTGGTGATGACACGCAAGCCTAA